Proteins from a genomic interval of Shewanella seohaensis:
- a CDS encoding lipocalin-like domain-containing protein, with the protein MSACVPQTKAWHLNPLASATRFKIGTSSGFILKSVIGGLLLATISGCDNAPSTTEPQSMGTILGQASADSQSFAKVTPGNHFQFPQDHLAHQDFRQEWWYLTANLTTENGEQLGAQWTQFRVALKPKHTGPQNEGATPKSTWATEQLYFAHSALTSSTYHLAHEKWSRAHPSLADVSADPYQIRLDNWQWRSQSNELFPATLSVATDDFSYQLELNSQAPLQYQGDKGYSIKSRDGKVASYYYSQPFITIHGEITRHIKINGQVENRVEKVTGQGWLDREWSSQFLNKSQQGWDWFALRLDDGSALMLFQLREQFSDKAQSAFYSARRMFADGTGRNINSRDTPDGIKMTPLEWQTTSTGKYPIRWQVQIPSEQIDIRISPLNPNSAMALSTSYWEGPIELKGSHSGTGYMELTGY; encoded by the coding sequence ATGAGCGCATGCGTACCTCAAACCAAGGCTTGGCACCTTAATCCATTAGCGTCTGCCACGCGATTTAAGATCGGCACAAGCTCAGGCTTTATTTTGAAGAGTGTCATAGGTGGCTTACTGCTTGCGACAATAAGCGGCTGCGATAACGCGCCTTCAACGACCGAGCCTCAATCCATGGGGACTATACTGGGGCAAGCAAGCGCTGATAGCCAAAGCTTTGCCAAGGTGACGCCAGGAAACCACTTTCAATTTCCTCAAGATCACCTCGCCCATCAGGATTTTCGTCAAGAATGGTGGTATCTCACCGCCAATTTAACCACTGAGAATGGGGAGCAACTTGGCGCCCAATGGACGCAATTTAGGGTAGCACTAAAACCTAAGCACACTGGACCGCAAAACGAGGGAGCGACGCCTAAGTCCACTTGGGCGACGGAGCAGCTTTATTTTGCCCACAGCGCACTCACCTCCAGTACTTATCACCTCGCCCATGAAAAATGGTCGCGGGCGCATCCGTCACTGGCGGATGTGAGCGCTGATCCCTACCAAATTCGCCTCGATAACTGGCAATGGCGCAGTCAATCGAATGAGTTATTCCCTGCAACCTTGAGCGTTGCAACCGACGACTTTAGTTATCAACTCGAGCTTAACAGCCAAGCGCCACTGCAATATCAAGGGGATAAGGGTTACAGCATTAAGAGTCGCGACGGCAAAGTCGCCTCTTACTACTACAGCCAACCCTTTATCACAATTCATGGCGAAATCACCCGCCATATCAAGATCAATGGCCAAGTGGAAAACCGCGTCGAGAAAGTCACAGGCCAAGGCTGGCTAGATAGAGAATGGAGCTCGCAGTTTTTAAATAAGAGCCAGCAGGGCTGGGATTGGTTTGCTCTTAGGTTAGATGATGGTTCGGCGCTGATGTTATTTCAGCTCAGGGAACAATTCTCCGATAAAGCGCAATCGGCCTTTTACAGCGCCAGACGAATGTTTGCCGATGGCACCGGACGCAACATCAATTCCCGCGACACCCCCGATGGGATAAAAATGACGCCACTCGAGTGGCAAACCACCAGCACGGGTAAATACCCGATCCGCTGGCAAGTGCAAATCCCAAGCGAGCAAATCGACATCCGCATTTCTCCCTTAAATCCCAATAGTGCCATGGCGTTATCCACCTCCTATTGGGAAGGCCCGATTGAGCTTAAAGGCAGCCATAGCGGCACGGGTTATATGGAGCTGACGGGCTATTAA
- a CDS encoding ABC transporter permease, whose amino-acid sequence MMSPALTPKANHSQTRNRPWLRIYWVLKVFLAHYRHAPLQAGAILIGLALAVTLLIGVKATNDNAIRSYSEATELLSQRADVLLSAPIGQETLDESVYFSLRQADISQSLAVVSGRVAGLNGQFWQIEGSDIVAALTASLSSKEGQKHNASTKQATNLRMSMGALPLAELMSGEPIVVMSQSLANKIAPNGQLDLAPASFAPDKLKVISIDDSWGLGSAILTDISLAQSLLGMQGKLSYIALFSDRDKLPTLKQRLKTLGITPLRASYSQQDQGQALMALTRSFHLNLNAMSMLAFVVGLFIAYNGVRYSLMKRQRLLIQLLQQGLARREVMLALLGELLLLVVLGSLMGFILGLQLSHWLQPMVAMTLEQLYGAHLLPGIWQWRWLAEAITLTLVAALAACLPLYFDLTRQSLAQGANRYQQTQAHNKTHGRQFILACSLLTLAAILMPFSQSYNTSLVLLGMVAVAIPLLLPQVLHWGVSLLLPLTRPGLKQYLLAETRELIAPLSLAMMAILLALSANVSMNTLVGSFEQTLRSWLETRLHADLYLRLSANHMAEVRDKLSQDPRLSGLYQQWQVEAEVSLQGAAQTIPVNLISRDDASIQHTSTLKESLPDLWQTYFEGRYVLVSEPMAIKYQLQLGDSLALNVLDKTANNPVVIAGIYYDHGNTRNELIISHELWQRAQLPVLPISLAASFHSVEPEEQITATQRKLSEAELDDLQGQLAVTLGLAQAQIYSQAKIKAQAIAMFKRTFSITLVLNSLTLLVAAIGLFSACLMLTQSRQAPLARLYSLGVSRNKLRTMVFSQMLLVVVITCLMAMPTGALLGYLLIDKITLQAFGWTIKMIWDWYAYGKAILIALVTCTLAVLLPLYWQTRRPLIASLQQETL is encoded by the coding sequence ATGATGAGCCCTGCATTAACTCCTAAGGCAAATCACAGCCAAACCAGAAACCGCCCATGGCTGCGGATCTATTGGGTATTAAAGGTCTTTCTCGCCCATTATCGCCACGCGCCGCTGCAAGCGGGCGCCATTTTGATTGGCCTTGCCCTCGCAGTGACTTTGCTTATCGGGGTTAAAGCCACCAATGATAATGCTATTCGCAGCTACAGTGAGGCCACGGAACTCTTGAGCCAGCGAGCCGATGTGCTCTTAAGCGCGCCCATTGGCCAAGAAACCCTCGACGAATCCGTGTATTTCAGCCTGCGCCAAGCGGACATAAGCCAAAGCCTTGCGGTTGTCAGTGGCAGAGTGGCGGGCCTGAACGGTCAGTTCTGGCAAATTGAAGGCAGCGATATCGTCGCCGCGCTGACGGCGAGCCTAAGCTCAAAAGAAGGGCAAAAGCACAACGCCAGCACAAAGCAAGCAACCAATCTAAGGATGTCAATGGGAGCGCTGCCGCTCGCCGAGTTAATGAGTGGTGAGCCGATAGTAGTAATGAGCCAGAGCCTTGCCAATAAAATCGCGCCCAATGGCCAACTCGACCTCGCGCCCGCGTCTTTTGCACCAGACAAGCTTAAGGTCATTAGTATCGATGATAGCTGGGGGCTGGGCAGTGCGATTCTGACCGATATTTCCCTCGCCCAAAGCTTACTCGGGATGCAAGGTAAACTCAGCTATATCGCCCTATTCAGTGACAGGGATAAGCTCCCCACCTTAAAGCAGCGGCTCAAAACCCTAGGTATTACGCCGCTTCGCGCCAGTTACAGTCAACAGGATCAAGGCCAAGCCTTGATGGCGCTTACCCGCAGTTTTCATTTAAACCTCAATGCGATGAGCATGTTAGCCTTTGTGGTCGGGCTGTTTATTGCCTATAACGGTGTGCGTTATAGCCTGATGAAACGCCAACGTCTATTAATCCAATTGCTGCAACAGGGCTTAGCGCGGCGCGAAGTCATGCTTGCCCTACTTGGCGAGTTGCTGCTGTTGGTGGTGCTAGGCTCGCTAATGGGATTTATCTTAGGATTACAGCTGAGTCATTGGTTGCAACCTATGGTCGCGATGACCTTAGAGCAGCTCTACGGCGCCCACTTGTTGCCAGGAATTTGGCAATGGCGTTGGTTGGCCGAAGCGATAACCCTCACCTTAGTCGCCGCCCTAGCCGCCTGTTTACCCTTGTATTTTGACTTAACCCGCCAATCCCTTGCCCAAGGCGCTAATCGTTATCAACAAACGCAGGCCCACAACAAAACCCATGGCAGGCAGTTTATCTTAGCCTGCAGCCTGCTCACGCTCGCCGCAATACTCATGCCCTTCAGCCAAAGCTATAACACCAGTTTGGTATTGTTGGGCATGGTTGCCGTTGCGATTCCATTGTTATTACCACAAGTATTGCATTGGGGCGTTAGCTTGCTGCTGCCATTGACTCGCCCCGGACTTAAGCAATATCTCCTCGCCGAAACCCGCGAGCTTATCGCGCCACTGTCCCTCGCCATGATGGCGATACTGCTGGCACTGAGCGCCAATGTGTCGATGAACACCTTGGTCGGTAGCTTCGAGCAAACCTTAAGAAGCTGGTTAGAAACCCGCTTGCATGCCGATTTATACCTGCGCCTCAGCGCCAACCATATGGCCGAAGTGCGCGATAAATTAAGCCAAGATCCTCGCCTGAGTGGCCTATATCAGCAATGGCAAGTGGAGGCCGAAGTATCACTCCAAGGGGCGGCACAAACGATTCCCGTCAACCTGATTAGCCGAGATGATGCATCGATTCAACACACCAGCACACTCAAAGAAAGCTTGCCGGATCTCTGGCAAACCTACTTTGAAGGGCGCTACGTGTTAGTCAGCGAACCCATGGCCATTAAGTATCAGCTGCAACTCGGCGATAGTTTGGCGTTAAACGTACTGGACAAAACTGCCAATAATCCCGTGGTGATCGCGGGGATTTATTACGACCATGGCAATACCCGTAATGAGCTCATCATCAGCCATGAGCTATGGCAACGGGCGCAGCTACCCGTGTTACCCATTAGCCTTGCGGCCAGTTTTCACTCTGTCGAGCCAGAAGAGCAAATCACAGCGACTCAGCGCAAACTCAGCGAGGCTGAGCTAGATGACCTGCAAGGGCAATTGGCCGTCACATTGGGTTTAGCGCAGGCGCAAATTTACAGCCAAGCCAAGATCAAGGCTCAGGCCATTGCCATGTTTAAACGTACATTCTCAATCACCTTGGTGCTCAATAGCTTAACTTTGCTGGTGGCGGCCATAGGGCTATTTAGCGCCTGCTTGATGTTAACTCAATCTCGGCAAGCGCCATTGGCGAGGCTGTATTCCCTCGGGGTGAGTCGTAACAAATTGCGGACTATGGTGTTCAGCCAAATGCTGCTGGTCGTGGTCATCACTTGCCTGATGGCCATGCCCACAGGCGCGCTGCTCGGCTATTTATTGATTGATAAAATCACCCTGCAGGCCTTCGGCTGGACAATCAAGATGATCTGGGATTGGTATGCCTATGGAAAAGCCATCCTCATTGCCTTAGTGACCTGCACCTTAGCCGTACTCTTACCGCTTTACTGGCAAACCCGCAGGCCCTTAATTGCCAGTTTGCAGCAGGAAACCCTATGA
- a CDS encoding PAS domain S-box protein — translation MNGQARFVDDKNIVYLASVASVAKLKWRVIVMVPEHQLFTMLLDDVAAVVLNLSLLTLLLILTCYIAAKRLTRPLEALESGILAFGQGKAQQLAIPKGAVSEIVTLSSTFNQMAELLAEREQAILDSRGNRFARLIDGMSDKSFYCSLDPSGQLAQVSEGVTKVLGMSPELLKRKYQRLFTANPLNEKNWEYTDLALKGQNVPSHQVELQDANGHPRMLDLFMQPLVSETGELMSVEMLFTDVTEQFSAAAWSNAVLEAAPEAMLIVDQMGVIVFSNTRCQLLFGYDANSMLGLQVESLLPETMRSNHARDRLQFLREGRDRPMANARHVRALKADGGEFVAEIALSILPADHEGRRQVAASIRDMTQKLAVEQKIRDSELRFRGLVTNIPGAVYRTRIGEVWVMEYVSENIADITGYAASQFIESRQRTFASLILEEDRELCHQHIDRALAQQETFEVEYRIRHRDGSVRWVHEKGKASYTDEGFPLWFDGSIDDITESKLALVELESSRQQLTNITESIPCTVYQLRWVSPRIALLPSSPAQRSIC, via the coding sequence GTGAATGGGCAAGCCCGGTTTGTGGATGACAAGAACATAGTCTACCTCGCCAGTGTGGCTTCGGTCGCTAAGCTTAAATGGCGCGTCATTGTCATGGTCCCCGAACATCAGTTGTTTACGATGCTATTAGATGATGTGGCTGCGGTGGTGCTTAACCTCAGCTTGCTCACGCTGTTATTGATATTGACCTGTTATATCGCCGCTAAACGTTTGACTCGGCCGCTTGAGGCGTTGGAATCGGGCATTTTGGCCTTCGGTCAGGGTAAGGCCCAACAGTTAGCGATCCCCAAAGGCGCTGTGAGTGAAATAGTCACCTTAAGCAGCACCTTTAACCAGATGGCAGAACTCCTCGCCGAGCGTGAACAGGCGATTTTAGACTCCCGTGGTAACCGCTTCGCTCGGCTGATTGATGGCATGAGTGATAAGTCCTTCTACTGTTCGCTCGACCCTTCAGGGCAACTGGCACAGGTGAGTGAGGGCGTCACTAAGGTCTTAGGTATGTCGCCCGAGCTGCTCAAGCGTAAGTACCAACGACTCTTTACCGCCAATCCCTTGAATGAAAAGAATTGGGAATACACAGACTTGGCCCTGAAGGGGCAAAACGTTCCCTCTCACCAAGTGGAATTGCAGGATGCCAATGGCCATCCACGTATGCTCGATCTCTTTATGCAACCCTTGGTTTCGGAAACGGGCGAGTTGATGTCGGTGGAGATGTTATTTACCGATGTGACGGAGCAATTCTCCGCCGCCGCTTGGTCTAATGCTGTGCTCGAAGCGGCGCCTGAGGCCATGTTAATCGTGGATCAAATGGGAGTTATTGTCTTCAGTAACACTCGTTGTCAGCTCCTCTTTGGTTACGATGCTAACAGCATGTTGGGGTTACAGGTTGAGTCGCTTTTACCCGAAACCATGCGCAGCAACCATGCCCGCGACCGCCTGCAATTTTTACGCGAAGGCCGCGATCGCCCTATGGCCAATGCGCGCCATGTACGGGCTCTCAAAGCCGATGGCGGGGAGTTTGTCGCTGAAATCGCCTTAAGTATTTTGCCTGCCGATCATGAAGGTCGCCGTCAAGTGGCTGCATCGATTCGGGATATGACCCAGAAGTTAGCGGTAGAGCAAAAAATCCGTGATAGCGAATTAAGGTTCCGCGGCTTGGTGACCAATATTCCCGGCGCCGTCTACCGCACTCGCATCGGTGAAGTGTGGGTGATGGAATATGTCAGTGAAAATATTGCCGATATTACAGGTTATGCCGCAAGCCAGTTTATTGAGAGCCGCCAACGAACCTTCGCCTCGCTGATCTTGGAAGAAGACCGTGAGCTCTGCCATCAGCATATCGATAGGGCGCTGGCGCAGCAGGAAACCTTTGAGGTGGAATACCGCATCCGCCACCGCGATGGCAGCGTGCGCTGGGTACATGAAAAGGGTAAGGCAAGTTACACCGATGAGGGCTTCCCACTGTGGTTCGACGGCAGTATCGATGATATTACCGAGAGTAAGCTGGCACTGGTTGAGCTTGAGAGTTCGCGTCAGCAGCTAACGAACATCACCGAATCCATCCCTTGTACCGTGTATCAATTACGTTGGGTTTCCCCGCGGATCGCACTTTTACCTTCCTCTCCGGCGCAGCGTTCCATATGTTAG
- a CDS encoding PAS domain-containing hybrid sensor histidine kinase/response regulator encodes MLGLHREDLLNDFNIIAERIFEEERPEVVRALAGKSEDKLQWVREFRYRHPNGSVRWMEAGASGHISDDGAIIWNGYVMDITERKAMEEELAVSEAHFKALFDGSTIGIVNVDAKGVILDCNDQYCEDMGQSREALCGMSIFEVLSLQDKEAAKAQFKELAEGRVDHYRGERSFIRPNGDPLWMTVNVSALFNSQKQFESAVVSMVDMTELKLLSNELLVAKEEADAASKAKGDFLANMSHEIRTPMNAIIGMSQLCLQTDLDKKQKNYVEKIERASKSLLSIINDILDFSKIEAGKLDIESVPFQLDTMLEDLSDMFSEKAAHKQLELLFAVAPNVPRHLFGDSLRLGQVLINLMNNAIKFTERGEVLLSLNLVEQQNDDVVLRFSVRDSGIGLTAEQQAKLFKSFSQADTSTTRKYGGTGLGLAICKQLVELMGGTIGVESQFGHGSTFYFTVKLQISSGQKLTVAQELEGMPILVADDNATARDIMRTTLESMGFRVDTVRSGEEAVTRCIQQEYAVALIDWKMPNLDGLETAKQIKQQAKKAPRILMVSAHATQEFLSQIEALGLAGYISKPISASRLLDGIMNSLGRAGVLPVRRNSESIDPKLLLPLKGKRILLVEDNEMNLEVATEFLEQVGIILSIATNGQIALDKLAQQSFDLVLMDCQMPVMDGYQATQAIRKRPELAELPVIAMTANAMAGDKEMCLKAGMNDHIAKPIEVNLLYQTLLKYLSGGVLPTEDVSPNQLVEIPVKPINLDSKSVVKWPEHPELDIDRGLQLVQNSTRLYQRIFDRFVTSQRNVVELINKALASDKRDDAVRMAHTLKGLAGNLSSSKLVELARQLELHLSEKTEYQTELDQIQVLVASICEAIKRVKPQFEEPTQSATEHLSQEALVSALNQLRQSLEDADSDAVTQIDALKPQVSSKLWQQLSPALTMINQYQFDEAVDLIDEVLAELA; translated from the coding sequence ATGTTAGGGCTGCACCGGGAAGATTTACTGAACGACTTTAATATTATCGCCGAGCGGATTTTTGAAGAAGAACGCCCCGAAGTTGTGCGTGCCTTAGCGGGCAAGAGTGAGGACAAATTGCAATGGGTACGCGAGTTCCGTTATCGCCACCCTAATGGCAGCGTTCGTTGGATGGAGGCCGGGGCGAGCGGCCATATCAGCGACGACGGCGCCATTATCTGGAATGGCTATGTGATGGATATTACTGAACGCAAAGCCATGGAAGAAGAGTTAGCGGTCAGCGAAGCGCACTTTAAGGCGCTATTCGATGGTTCAACCATAGGTATTGTGAACGTCGATGCCAAAGGGGTGATCCTCGACTGTAATGACCAGTATTGTGAAGACATGGGCCAGTCCCGTGAAGCCCTCTGTGGCATGTCGATTTTCGAGGTCTTGAGTCTGCAGGACAAAGAAGCGGCTAAGGCGCAATTTAAGGAGTTAGCCGAAGGGCGAGTCGACCACTATCGTGGTGAGCGCAGCTTTATTCGCCCCAATGGCGATCCGCTGTGGATGACGGTCAATGTGTCGGCACTGTTCAATAGCCAGAAACAGTTCGAATCGGCCGTGGTCAGTATGGTCGATATGACCGAGTTAAAACTCTTATCTAACGAGCTGTTAGTTGCTAAAGAGGAGGCCGATGCGGCGAGTAAAGCTAAGGGTGACTTCTTGGCCAACATGTCCCACGAAATCCGTACCCCCATGAATGCGATTATCGGTATGTCGCAGCTTTGTTTGCAGACAGATCTCGATAAGAAGCAGAAAAATTATGTGGAGAAAATTGAGCGCGCCTCAAAATCCTTGCTCTCCATCATTAACGACATCCTCGACTTCTCCAAAATTGAAGCCGGTAAGTTAGATATCGAATCGGTTCCCTTCCAGCTCGATACCATGCTGGAAGATCTCAGCGATATGTTCTCCGAGAAGGCGGCCCATAAACAGCTTGAACTGCTGTTTGCGGTAGCGCCGAATGTGCCTAGGCACTTATTTGGTGATTCGCTGCGCCTAGGACAAGTGCTGATCAACTTGATGAACAACGCGATTAAGTTTACCGAGCGGGGCGAAGTGTTGTTATCGCTTAACTTGGTTGAGCAGCAAAATGATGATGTGGTGCTGCGCTTTAGTGTGCGCGACAGCGGTATCGGCTTAACCGCTGAGCAGCAGGCCAAGCTGTTTAAATCCTTCAGTCAGGCCGACACCTCGACAACCCGTAAATATGGCGGCACAGGCTTAGGGCTGGCGATTTGTAAGCAGTTAGTCGAGCTGATGGGTGGCACCATTGGGGTTGAGAGTCAATTCGGCCACGGTAGTACCTTCTACTTTACCGTTAAGTTGCAGATTTCTAGCGGTCAAAAGCTGACGGTCGCCCAAGAGCTAGAAGGCATGCCGATTCTGGTTGCCGACGATAATGCCACCGCCCGTGACATTATGCGTACCACCTTAGAAAGCATGGGCTTTAGGGTGGATACGGTGCGCTCCGGTGAAGAAGCGGTGACACGTTGTATCCAGCAGGAATATGCCGTCGCCTTGATTGACTGGAAGATGCCGAATCTCGATGGGCTCGAAACGGCTAAGCAAATCAAACAACAGGCGAAGAAGGCGCCGCGGATCTTGATGGTGTCGGCCCATGCGACCCAAGAGTTCTTAAGCCAAATCGAAGCGCTGGGCTTGGCGGGCTATATCAGTAAACCCATCAGCGCCTCGCGGTTACTCGATGGCATTATGAATTCCCTTGGCCGAGCTGGCGTCCTGCCTGTCAGACGTAACAGTGAGAGCATAGATCCTAAACTCCTGCTGCCGCTTAAGGGCAAACGTATCCTCTTGGTGGAGGATAACGAGATGAACCTTGAGGTGGCCACCGAGTTTTTAGAACAGGTGGGGATTATCTTATCCATCGCGACTAACGGTCAGATAGCGCTCGATAAGCTGGCGCAGCAGAGTTTCGATTTGGTATTGATGGATTGCCAGATGCCAGTGATGGACGGTTATCAGGCCACTCAGGCGATTAGAAAACGGCCAGAACTTGCCGAGTTGCCCGTGATTGCGATGACGGCTAATGCGATGGCGGGTGATAAGGAAATGTGTTTAAAAGCAGGGATGAATGACCATATCGCTAAGCCGATAGAGGTCAACTTGCTGTATCAAACCCTGCTTAAATACTTAAGTGGCGGTGTGCTACCGACCGAAGATGTTTCTCCTAATCAATTGGTTGAAATCCCCGTTAAACCTATCAATCTGGATTCAAAGTCCGTCGTAAAATGGCCTGAACATCCAGAATTAGATATCGATAGGGGGTTACAGTTAGTCCAAAACTCAACCCGCCTCTATCAGCGGATATTTGATCGTTTTGTGACCAGTCAACGTAATGTGGTTGAGTTGATTAATAAAGCGCTCGCCAGCGACAAGCGTGACGATGCCGTGCGGATGGCGCATACCTTAAAGGGGCTAGCGGGGAACTTAAGCTCTAGTAAGCTGGTGGAATTGGCGCGTCAACTGGAGCTGCACCTCAGCGAAAAGACGGAATACCAGACGGAGTTGGACCAAATCCAAGTCTTAGTCGCGTCGATTTGTGAAGCCATTAAGCGGGTCAAACCTCAGTTTGAAGAGCCAACTCAATCGGCGACAGAGCACTTGTCCCAGGAGGCGCTGGTGAGTGCCTTAAACCAATTGCGTCAAAGCTTGGAGGATGCCGATTCCGATGCGGTGACACAAATTGATGCATTAAAACCCCAAGTGAGTAGCAAGTTATGGCAGCAACTCAGCCCTGCGCTGACTATGATTAATCAGTATCAGTTCGATGAAGCGGTGGATTTGATTGATGAAGTGCTTGCGGAATTAGCATGA
- a CDS encoding response regulator, with amino-acid sequence MDKATILVVDDTPENIDILVGILGEDYKVKVAIDGPRALALVAKTLPDLILLDVMMPGMNGYEVCKLLKQEPLTCHIPVIFVTALSEVADETQGFELGAVDYITKPVSAPVVKARVRTHLALYDQKRLLEQQVKERTQELEETRFEIIRRLGRAAEYKDNETGLHVVRMSHYARMLAVKLGLPSTFCELLYNAAPMHDIGKIGTPDAVLKKPGKLDADEWEIMQQHAAIGAEIIGEHGDPLLQMARRIALTHHEKWDGSGYPNGLSGENIPIEGRIVAIADVFDALTSRRPYKEPWTIEATVELLESQAGKHFDPKLVEEFKQILPEVVAIRDTYIEH; translated from the coding sequence ATGGATAAGGCAACAATATTGGTCGTCGATGATACCCCGGAAAATATCGATATTTTAGTGGGCATCCTCGGTGAGGATTATAAGGTCAAGGTGGCGATTGATGGACCAAGAGCGCTCGCCCTTGTTGCCAAAACCCTGCCAGATTTGATTTTACTCGACGTAATGATGCCCGGCATGAATGGCTATGAAGTGTGTAAGTTGCTTAAGCAGGAACCCCTAACTTGCCATATTCCAGTGATTTTTGTGACCGCCTTGTCTGAGGTGGCCGACGAGACCCAAGGGTTTGAGTTAGGCGCCGTCGATTACATTACTAAGCCTGTGAGTGCCCCCGTGGTAAAAGCGCGGGTGCGAACCCATCTAGCGCTGTACGATCAAAAGCGCCTACTAGAGCAACAGGTTAAAGAGCGTACCCAAGAGTTAGAAGAAACCCGCTTCGAAATTATCCGCCGCTTAGGCCGCGCCGCCGAATACAAAGACAACGAGACAGGCCTGCATGTTGTGCGTATGAGCCACTATGCACGGATGTTGGCCGTGAAACTAGGCTTGCCTAGCACCTTCTGCGAGCTGTTATATAACGCTGCGCCGATGCACGACATCGGGAAAATCGGCACTCCCGATGCGGTGCTGAAAAAGCCCGGTAAGCTTGATGCCGATGAGTGGGAAATCATGCAACAACATGCCGCCATTGGCGCTGAGATCATTGGCGAACATGGCGATCCACTGCTGCAAATGGCGCGGCGCATCGCCTTAACTCACCACGAAAAGTGGGATGGTTCGGGTTATCCTAATGGTTTGTCTGGGGAAAATATTCCGATTGAAGGCCGAATTGTGGCGATAGCGGACGTCTTCGATGCCTTGACTTCGCGCCGTCCTTACAAGGAGCCGTGGACAATCGAAGCCACGGTCGAGTTGCTCGAAAGCCAAGCGGGAAAACACTTTGACCCTAAGCTGGTGGAGGAGTTTAAGCAAATTCTGCCGGAAGTCGTGGCTATTCGAGATACTTACATCGAGCATTAA
- the ygfZ gene encoding tRNA-modifying protein YgfZ, producing the protein MTIAVSTPNWDLDASMPPLMLANLSHLGLIKVVGEQGRSFIHGQVTTDISSLEANQWRWGAHCDPKGKMLASFRTFAIQDALLMLMPKDTLELDLPQLQKYAVFSKATLTNATAEWTLLGVAGEQAVPFVTQHFGEITEELTLVEHGAILKDADRFMLVLQPEAATALVGEHTVFDASAWQALEIAAGYPNLAPSHANQYVPQMCNLQAINGISFNKGCYMGQETVARTKYRGGNKRALYILQGTTALTINLESVIEIALEDGYRKGGQIIEFVQRGNQVLLTAVLANDTANDAKLRFADDEQSSLGIQALPYSLEEE; encoded by the coding sequence ATGACTATTGCAGTTTCGACACCCAATTGGGATCTGGACGCCTCAATGCCTCCACTTATGCTCGCCAACCTATCCCACCTCGGCCTCATCAAAGTGGTCGGCGAACAGGGTCGCAGTTTTATCCATGGCCAAGTCACCACGGATATCAGCTCACTCGAAGCCAACCAATGGCGCTGGGGCGCGCATTGCGATCCTAAGGGTAAGATGCTGGCCAGCTTCCGCACCTTCGCCATCCAAGATGCGCTGTTGATGCTGATGCCAAAGGACACCCTAGAGCTCGACCTGCCGCAGCTGCAAAAATATGCCGTATTTAGCAAGGCAACCCTGACAAATGCGACGGCTGAGTGGACATTACTCGGTGTGGCGGGCGAACAAGCAGTGCCGTTTGTGACGCAACACTTCGGTGAAATCACTGAAGAACTCACATTGGTTGAACATGGCGCCATTCTAAAGGATGCGGACCGTTTTATGCTGGTGCTGCAGCCAGAAGCGGCAACGGCCTTAGTGGGCGAGCACACCGTATTTGATGCCAGCGCTTGGCAAGCCTTAGAAATTGCAGCGGGCTACCCTAATCTAGCCCCAAGCCATGCTAACCAATATGTGCCGCAGATGTGTAACCTGCAGGCCATTAATGGCATTAGCTTCAACAAGGGCTGCTATATGGGCCAAGAAACCGTTGCCCGCACTAAATACCGTGGTGGTAACAAGCGCGCACTCTATATTCTTCAGGGCACCACAGCATTAACGATTAATTTAGAAAGCGTTATCGAGATTGCATTAGAAGATGGCTACCGCAAGGGCGGACAAATTATTGAGTTCGTGCAGCGTGGCAATCAAGTGTTACTGACCGCCGTTCTCGCTAACGATACCGCAAATGATGCCAAGCTGCGTTTCGCTGATGACGAGCAATCCAGCTTAGGGATCCAAGCTCTGCCCTACTCGCTCGAAGAGGAATAG